The Agromyces marinus genome window below encodes:
- the glnA gene encoding type I glutamate--ammonia ligase, producing MDKQRDFVLRTIEERGVKFVRLWFTDVVGTLKSVAIAPAEVEGAFTEGIGFDGSAIEGLSRTFESDLLAYPDPTTFQTLPWRGDVDPTGRMFCDITTPDGEPAVADPRNVLKRTLARAADAGFTFYTHPEIEFYLLKSSKYGAEGPQPVDSAGYFDNVPGGTAHDFRRRSVRMLEDLGISVEFSHHEAGPGQNEIDLRYADALTTADNIMTFRTVVKEVAIEQGVYATFMPKPFSDKPGSGMHTHLSLFEGDSNAFYEPGAQYQLSKIGRHFIAGLLRHANEISAVTNQFVNSYKRLWGGDEAPSFICWGHNNRSALVRVPLYKPNKGQSARVEYRAIDSAANPYLAFSLLLAAGLKGIEEGYELPLEAEDDVWALTDSERRALGYRPLPASLDHAIEYMETSELVADTLGEHVFNYVLANKRAEWREYRTQVTPFELQRNLEIL from the coding sequence ATGGACAAGCAGCGCGACTTCGTTCTCCGGACCATCGAGGAACGCGGCGTCAAGTTCGTCAGGCTCTGGTTCACGGACGTCGTCGGGACCCTGAAGTCGGTCGCGATCGCACCGGCGGAGGTCGAAGGCGCCTTCACCGAGGGCATCGGATTCGACGGCTCCGCGATCGAGGGCCTGAGCCGGACCTTCGAGTCCGACCTGCTCGCCTACCCCGATCCCACGACGTTCCAGACCCTGCCGTGGCGCGGCGACGTCGACCCGACGGGGCGGATGTTCTGCGACATCACGACGCCCGACGGCGAGCCCGCCGTCGCCGACCCGCGCAACGTGCTCAAGCGCACGCTCGCGCGCGCGGCCGACGCGGGCTTCACCTTCTACACGCACCCCGAGATCGAGTTCTACCTGCTGAAGTCGAGCAAGTACGGCGCCGAGGGCCCGCAGCCGGTCGACTCCGCAGGGTACTTCGACAACGTTCCCGGGGGCACCGCCCACGATTTCCGGCGCCGCTCGGTGCGCATGCTCGAAGACCTCGGCATCTCGGTCGAGTTCAGCCACCACGAGGCAGGCCCCGGCCAGAACGAGATCGACCTGCGCTACGCCGACGCGCTGACCACGGCCGACAACATCATGACGTTCCGCACGGTCGTCAAGGAGGTCGCGATCGAACAGGGCGTGTACGCGACGTTCATGCCCAAGCCGTTCTCGGACAAGCCCGGTTCGGGCATGCACACGCACCTGTCGCTGTTCGAGGGCGACTCGAACGCCTTCTACGAGCCGGGCGCCCAATACCAGCTCTCCAAGATCGGGCGCCACTTCATCGCGGGCCTGCTGCGGCACGCGAACGAGATCTCGGCCGTGACGAACCAGTTCGTCAACTCCTACAAGCGGCTCTGGGGCGGCGACGAAGCCCCGAGCTTCATCTGCTGGGGGCACAACAACCGTTCCGCACTCGTGCGCGTGCCGCTGTACAAGCCGAACAAGGGGCAGAGCGCGCGCGTGGAGTATCGCGCGATCGACTCCGCCGCGAACCCCTACCTGGCGTTCTCGCTGCTGCTCGCGGCCGGGCTCAAGGGCATCGAAGAGGGCTACGAGCTCCCGCTCGAGGCCGAGGACGACGTGTGGGCCCTCACCGACAGCGAGCGTCGCGCCCTCGGCTACCGGCCGCTGCCCGCGAGCCTCGACCACGCGATCGAGTACATGGAGACCTCCGAGCTCGTGGCCGACACGCTCGGAGAGCACGTGTTCAACTACGTCCTCGCGAACAAGCGCGCCGAGTGGCGCGAGTATCGCACGCAGGTCACGCCGTTCGAGTTGCAGCGCAACCTCGAGATCCTCTGA
- a CDS encoding SPOR domain-containing protein, with protein MSRDVEHRFWYNLNTGEVEEGMVSPSVERVGPFETRAEAEQALEILRANSAKWAEEDAAED; from the coding sequence ATGTCCAGGGATGTGGAGCATCGGTTCTGGTACAACCTCAACACCGGTGAGGTCGAGGAGGGCATGGTCTCGCCGTCCGTCGAGCGGGTCGGCCCGTTCGAGACGCGCGCGGAGGCCGAGCAGGCGCTCGAGATCCTCCGAGCGAACAGCGCCAAGTGGGCCGAGGAGGACGCCGCCGAGGACTGA
- the panB gene encoding 3-methyl-2-oxobutanoate hydroxymethyltransferase, with protein MSDHAPEGAASTPEPQQAENPYGGAQASGGGPKRVRTRHFQTAKRDGIKITGLTSYDQLTARIFDDAGIDFLLVGDSAGNNVLGYETTLPVTVDELIPMTRAVAGAVQRAFVVADMPFGSYENGPDEALHTAIRFMKEAGAHAVKLEGGQRSHKQIRRIVGAGIPVMAHIGYTPQSEHGLGGHIIQGRGEGVKQLLADAEAVQDSGAFAVVLEMVPADAARQVTERLHIPTISVGGGPHCDGQLLVWTDWAGLTTGRIPRFVKQYANLAGVLGDAAKAWRADVASGTYPTEEHSY; from the coding sequence ATGTCCGACCACGCACCCGAGGGCGCTGCGAGCACGCCCGAACCCCAGCAGGCGGAGAACCCCTACGGCGGGGCGCAGGCGTCCGGCGGCGGCCCCAAGCGGGTCCGCACCCGGCACTTCCAGACCGCCAAACGCGACGGCATCAAGATCACGGGTCTGACCAGCTACGACCAGCTGACCGCCCGCATCTTCGACGACGCCGGCATCGACTTCCTGCTCGTCGGCGACTCGGCGGGCAACAACGTCCTCGGCTACGAGACGACGCTGCCCGTCACCGTCGACGAGCTCATCCCGATGACCCGGGCGGTCGCGGGCGCCGTCCAGCGGGCCTTCGTCGTGGCCGACATGCCCTTCGGCTCATACGAGAACGGACCCGACGAGGCCCTGCACACCGCCATCCGCTTCATGAAGGAGGCGGGCGCGCACGCGGTCAAGCTCGAGGGCGGGCAGCGCAGCCACAAGCAGATCCGGCGGATCGTCGGTGCGGGCATCCCCGTGATGGCCCACATCGGCTACACGCCGCAGAGCGAGCACGGGCTCGGCGGCCACATCATCCAGGGCCGCGGCGAGGGCGTGAAGCAGCTGCTCGCCGACGCCGAGGCCGTACAGGACTCCGGGGCGTTCGCGGTCGTCCTCGAGATGGTTCCGGCCGACGCCGCACGCCAGGTCACCGAACGGCTGCACATCCCGACGATCTCGGTCGGGGGCGGGCCGCACTGCGACGGCCAGCTCCTCGTCTGGACGGACTGGGCGGGCCTGACCACGGGTCGCATCCCGAGGTTCGTCAAGCAGTACGCGAACCTCGCCGGCGTGCTCGGCGACGCCGCGAAGGCCTGGCGAGCGGATGTCGCCTCGGGCACCTATCCGACCGAGGAGCACTCGTACTGA
- the lipB gene encoding lipoyl(octanoyl) transferase LipB — protein MLDYVDTGLSANSVPYDEGLTLQRAVHQAVVSGQRPDTVILLEHEPVYTAGKRTSPDERPVDGTPVVDVDRGGKITWHGPGQLVGYPIIRLAEPVDVVGYVRRLEGVLIDVLGGFGVDGSRVEGRSGVWIVRDGTEEKIAAIGIRVADGVTMHGFALNCSNSLEPYSRIVACGIRDAGVTTMTRVLGRTVTPADVADAVRARLDAEFSPELVA, from the coding sequence ATGCTCGACTATGTCGACACGGGGCTAAGCGCCAACTCCGTGCCGTACGACGAGGGACTCACCCTCCAGCGCGCCGTCCATCAGGCGGTGGTCTCCGGTCAGCGACCGGACACCGTCATCCTCCTCGAACACGAGCCGGTCTACACCGCCGGCAAGCGGACCTCCCCCGACGAACGTCCGGTCGACGGCACCCCCGTCGTCGACGTCGACCGGGGCGGCAAGATCACCTGGCACGGGCCGGGCCAACTCGTCGGCTATCCGATCATCCGGCTGGCCGAACCCGTCGACGTCGTCGGATACGTGCGCCGTCTCGAGGGCGTCCTCATCGACGTCCTCGGCGGGTTCGGGGTGGACGGGAGCCGGGTGGAAGGTCGTTCCGGCGTCTGGATCGTCCGCGACGGCACCGAGGAGAAGATCGCCGCGATCGGCATCCGCGTCGCCGACGGCGTCACGATGCACGGGTTCGCCCTGAACTGCTCGAACTCGCTGGAGCCGTATTCGAGGATCGTCGCGTGCGGCATCCGCGATGCGGGGGTCACGACCATGACCCGGGTGCTCGGCCGCACCGTCACCCCGGCGGATGTCGCGGACGCCGTTCGTGCCCGACTCGATGCCGAGTTCTCACCGGAGCTGGTCGCATGA
- the glnA gene encoding type I glutamate--ammonia ligase: MFSDSSEVLKFIKETDVKFLDIRFTDLPGVQQHFNIPASTVDEDFFTTGQLFDGSSIRGFASIHESDMQLIPDVSTAYVDPFRAERTLIMVFDIYNPRNGEIYAKDPRQVAKKAEKYLASTGIADTAYFAPEAEFYIFDDVRYEVNQHSSFYSVDSSEGAWNSGRAEEGGNLANKTPYKGGYFPVSPVDQHADLRDDICLKLIDAGLELERSHHEVGTAGQGEINYKFDTMVHAADDILKFKYIVKNTANEWGKTATFMPKPLFGDNGSGMHTHQSLWSDGKPLFYDEAGYGGLSDVARWYIGGILKHAPALLAFTNPTVNSYHRLVPGFEAPVNLVYSAGNRSAAIRIPITGTNPKAKRIEFRAPDASGNPYLAFAAQLMAGIDGIKNRIEPHEPVDKDLYELPAEEAKSIPQVPGTLADVLDALEADHEFLLEGGVFTKELIETWIDYKREKELKPLAQRPHPFEFELYYGV, from the coding sequence ATGTTCAGTGATTCTTCCGAAGTCCTCAAGTTCATCAAGGAGACGGACGTCAAGTTCCTCGACATCCGCTTCACCGACCTGCCGGGTGTGCAGCAGCACTTCAACATCCCGGCCTCGACGGTCGACGAGGACTTCTTCACGACCGGTCAGCTCTTCGACGGCTCATCGATCCGCGGCTTCGCGTCGATCCACGAGTCCGACATGCAGCTCATCCCGGATGTCTCGACGGCCTACGTCGACCCGTTCCGCGCCGAGCGCACGCTCATCATGGTGTTCGACATCTACAACCCGCGCAACGGCGAGATCTACGCCAAGGACCCGCGCCAGGTCGCCAAGAAGGCCGAGAAGTACCTCGCCTCGACCGGCATCGCCGACACCGCGTACTTCGCCCCCGAGGCCGAGTTCTACATCTTCGACGACGTGCGCTACGAGGTGAACCAGCACTCGAGCTTCTACTCGGTCGACTCCAGCGAGGGCGCGTGGAACTCGGGTCGGGCCGAAGAGGGCGGCAACCTCGCGAACAAGACCCCGTACAAGGGCGGCTACTTCCCGGTCTCCCCCGTCGACCAGCACGCCGACCTGCGCGACGACATCTGCCTGAAGCTCATCGACGCCGGTCTCGAGCTCGAGCGCTCGCACCACGAGGTCGGCACCGCCGGCCAGGGCGAGATCAACTACAAGTTCGACACGATGGTCCACGCCGCGGACGACATCCTCAAGTTCAAGTACATCGTCAAGAACACGGCGAACGAGTGGGGCAAGACCGCGACCTTCATGCCGAAGCCGCTCTTCGGCGACAACGGCTCGGGCATGCACACCCACCAGTCGCTGTGGAGCGACGGCAAGCCCCTGTTCTACGACGAGGCCGGCTACGGCGGCCTGTCGGACGTCGCACGCTGGTACATCGGCGGCATCCTCAAGCACGCCCCGGCGCTGCTCGCGTTCACGAACCCGACGGTGAACTCCTACCACCGCCTCGTCCCCGGCTTCGAGGCCCCGGTCAACCTCGTGTACTCGGCGGGCAACCGCTCCGCCGCAATCCGCATCCCGATCACGGGCACCAACCCCAAGGCCAAGCGCATCGAGTTCCGCGCGCCGGACGCCTCGGGCAACCCCTACCTCGCGTTCGCGGCACAGCTCATGGCGGGCATCGACGGCATCAAGAACCGCATCGAGCCCCACGAGCCGGTCGACAAGGACCTCTACGAGCTGCCCGCCGAGGAGGCCAAGTCGATTCCGCAGGTGCCCGGCACGCTCGCCGACGTGCTCGACGCGCTCGAGGCCGACCACGAGTTCCTGCTCGAGGGCGGCGTCTTCACCAAGGAGCTCATCGAGACCTGGATCGACTACAAGCGCGAGAAGGAGCTGAAGCCGCTGGCCCAGCGCCCCCACCCGTTCGAGTTCGAGCTGTACTACGGCGTCTGA
- a CDS encoding RDD family protein — MPDSAVPTGDIPPSSYPGERLGLPEEGPNSVARLGRRIGALLIDWAIANVIALLVGPYASNAQSWAALGIFALMQILLIPTIGGSIGHRLLGMRVVPIRGGWIGLWRPVVRTALLVVVVPALVWDSDQRGFHDKIAGTVLILA, encoded by the coding sequence GTGCCCGACTCCGCAGTTCCCACCGGTGACATCCCGCCCAGCTCCTACCCGGGAGAGCGGCTCGGCCTCCCGGAGGAGGGCCCGAACTCGGTCGCCCGGCTCGGGCGTCGGATCGGAGCGCTCCTGATCGACTGGGCGATCGCCAACGTCATCGCGCTGCTGGTCGGCCCGTACGCGTCGAACGCCCAGTCGTGGGCTGCGCTCGGCATCTTCGCGCTCATGCAGATCCTGCTCATCCCGACGATCGGGGGGAGCATCGGGCACCGACTGCTCGGGATGCGCGTCGTGCCGATCCGCGGCGGATGGATCGGGCTGTGGCGCCCGGTCGTCCGCACCGCGCTGCTGGTCGTCGTCGTGCCGGCCCTCGTCTGGGACTCCGACCAGCGCGGATTCCACGACAAGATCGCCGGGACCGTCCTGATCCTGGCCTGA
- a CDS encoding DUF4191 domain-containing protein, translated as MARTKDAGAAPKPPKEPGRMKQMWQVFQMTRRYDSSAQWLMLLGFLLPIAVGLGLALWLSGGNGFTIALWVVAGVLAGLLIALIILGRRAERAAYSQIDGQPGAVGAVLRSGLRGSWVGNEMPVAVNGRTQDAVYRAVGRGGVALISEGSRSRTERMLEDEKRKVARILPNVPVTLISVGHEEGSVELHRLAATLRKTKRTLTKPEVMAVTNRLNSLQSSLPIPKGVDPLKVRPQRGRMR; from the coding sequence ATGGCACGAACCAAGGACGCCGGGGCCGCTCCCAAGCCCCCGAAGGAGCCCGGCCGCATGAAGCAGATGTGGCAGGTCTTCCAGATGACCCGCCGCTACGACTCCAGCGCCCAGTGGCTCATGCTCCTCGGCTTCCTGCTCCCGATCGCCGTCGGCCTCGGACTCGCGCTGTGGCTGAGCGGGGGCAACGGGTTCACCATCGCCCTGTGGGTCGTCGCGGGCGTGCTGGCGGGCCTGCTCATCGCGCTCATCATCCTCGGCCGTCGCGCCGAGCGCGCCGCGTACTCGCAGATCGACGGCCAGCCGGGCGCGGTCGGCGCGGTCCTCCGCAGCGGGCTGCGCGGAAGCTGGGTCGGCAACGAGATGCCGGTCGCCGTCAACGGCCGCACCCAGGACGCGGTCTACCGCGCCGTCGGCCGCGGCGGCGTCGCGCTCATCAGCGAGGGCTCGCGTTCCCGCACGGAGCGCATGCTCGAGGATGAGAAGCGCAAGGTCGCGCGCATCCTCCCGAACGTCCCCGTGACGCTGATCTCGGTCGGCCACGAAGAGGGCTCGGTCGAACTGCACCGCCTGGCCGCGACGCTGCGCAAGACCAAGCGCACGCTCACCAAGCCCGAGGTCATGGCCGTGACCAACCGCCTGAACTCCCTGCAGAGCTCGTTGCCCATTCCGAAGGGCGTCGACCCGTTGAAGGTGCGCCCGCAGCGCGGGCGCATGCGCTGA
- the map gene encoding type I methionyl aminopeptidase: MPKDAHGRLIAGRLSPARPVPAGIARPEYVGRAAPSPNPDGDRYTPDEVERIRAAGRVAARAIAAAADAIRPGVTTDELDRIAHEVVVSHGAYPSTLGYRGYPKSSCTSVNEVICHGIPDDTVLGDGDLVNIDVTAYLDGMHGDLNHTFLVGEADDEAELLVERTREALARGIRSVAPGRQVNVIGRAIESYAKRFGYGVVRDYTGHGVGRAFHTGLVIPHFDDPNATTVMEPGMVFTIEPMLTLGTTDWDLWPDDWTVVTRDRRLTAQFEHTIVVTERGAEILTEP; this comes from the coding sequence ATGCCCAAGGACGCCCACGGCCGCCTGATCGCGGGCCGCCTCTCCCCCGCACGCCCCGTTCCCGCGGGGATCGCACGCCCCGAGTACGTCGGGCGTGCCGCGCCCTCCCCGAACCCCGACGGCGACCGGTACACCCCCGACGAGGTCGAGCGGATCCGCGCCGCCGGGCGCGTCGCCGCACGCGCGATCGCAGCAGCCGCCGACGCGATCCGCCCGGGCGTGACGACCGACGAGCTCGACCGCATCGCACACGAGGTCGTCGTCTCGCACGGCGCCTACCCGTCGACGCTCGGGTACCGCGGGTACCCGAAGTCCTCGTGCACGTCGGTCAACGAGGTCATCTGCCACGGCATCCCCGACGACACCGTCCTCGGGGACGGCGACCTCGTCAACATCGACGTCACCGCCTACCTCGACGGCATGCACGGCGACCTCAACCACACCTTCCTGGTCGGCGAGGCCGACGACGAGGCGGAGCTGCTCGTGGAACGGACGCGCGAGGCGCTCGCCCGCGGCATCCGCTCGGTCGCCCCCGGACGGCAGGTCAACGTCATCGGGCGCGCGATCGAGTCGTACGCGAAGCGGTTCGGGTACGGCGTCGTGCGCGACTACACCGGCCACGGCGTCGGTCGGGCGTTCCACACGGGCCTCGTGATCCCCCACTTCGACGACCCGAACGCGACGACGGTGATGGAGCCGGGCATGGTGTTCACCATCGAGCCGATGCTCACGCTCGGCACGACCGATTGGGACCTCTGGCCGGACGACTGGACCGTGGTGACCCGCGACCGCCGGCTGACCGCCCAGTTCGAGCACACGATCGTGGTGACCGAACGCGGCGCCGAGATCCTGACCGAGCCCTGA
- the lipA gene encoding lipoyl synthase: MSADAGGRRLLRLEVRNAQTPIERKPEWIKTRAKMGPEYRQLQQLVKSEDLHTVCQEAGCPNIYECWEDREATFLIGGSQCTRRCDFCQIDTGKPADFDADEPRRVAESVVRMQLRYSTVTGVARDDLPDEGAWLYAETIRQIHAQSPGTGVEILVPDFSGDPDLLGEVFSAVPEVFAHNVETVPRIFKRIRPAFRYERSLDVITQGRDAGLITKSNLILGMGEERHEVSQALRDLHEAGTDIITITQYLRPSPRHLPVARWVRPEEFVELKAEAEEIGFLGVLAGPLVRSSYRAGRLWAQSMQAKGRGLPPDLAHLADASLGFAQAVG, encoded by the coding sequence ATGAGCGCGGATGCCGGTGGGCGTCGGCTGCTGCGCCTCGAGGTCCGCAATGCGCAGACCCCGATCGAACGCAAGCCCGAGTGGATCAAGACGCGGGCGAAGATGGGCCCCGAGTACCGGCAGCTGCAGCAGCTGGTGAAGTCGGAGGACCTCCACACGGTCTGCCAGGAGGCCGGCTGTCCGAACATCTACGAGTGCTGGGAGGATCGCGAGGCGACCTTCCTGATCGGCGGCTCGCAGTGCACGAGGCGCTGCGACTTCTGCCAGATCGACACCGGCAAGCCCGCCGACTTCGACGCCGACGAGCCCAGGCGCGTCGCAGAGTCGGTGGTCCGGATGCAGCTGCGCTACTCGACCGTCACCGGGGTCGCGCGCGACGACCTGCCGGACGAGGGCGCGTGGCTGTACGCCGAGACGATCAGGCAGATCCATGCGCAGTCCCCGGGCACCGGGGTGGAGATCCTGGTGCCCGACTTCTCGGGCGACCCGGACCTGCTCGGCGAGGTGTTCTCGGCCGTGCCCGAGGTCTTCGCCCACAACGTCGAGACCGTGCCAAGGATCTTCAAGCGCATCAGGCCGGCGTTCCGGTACGAGCGCTCGCTCGACGTGATCACGCAGGGGCGGGATGCCGGACTGATCACCAAGTCGAACCTCATCCTCGGGATGGGCGAGGAACGCCATGAGGTCTCGCAGGCGCTCCGCGACCTGCACGAGGCCGGAACCGACATCATCACGATCACGCAGTACCTGCGCCCGAGCCCGCGGCACCTGCCGGTCGCCAGGTGGGTCCGTCCCGAGGAGTTCGTCGAGCTCAAGGCCGAGGCCGAGGAGATCGGGTTCCTCGGCGTGCTCGCGGGGCCGCTCGTGCGTTCGTCGTACCGTGCCGGACGCCTCTGGGCGCAGTCGATGCAGGCGAAGGGCCGCGGACTTCCACCCGATCTCGCGCACCTCGCGGACGCCTCGCTCGGCTTCGCACAGGCCGTCGGGTGA
- a CDS encoding bifunctional [glutamine synthetase] adenylyltransferase/[glutamine synthetase]-adenylyl-L-tyrosine phosphorylase, translated as MTRQGATLGALARAGFDDLGLAAAHTTQLASSAGTDVRALVDALGAAADPDHALHELLRLRERAPEAIDAVTRDPAALDRAARLLGASRGFAEYFHRNLGELALLHDDPAPPPAADAASAELVGVVASVDAPLADLAEVGARALRVRYRRLLAGIAVWDLTRGDPVDALDTVAAGLADLAGAAIEAALVLSRRLAARGAGEPAAPGRFPAAEVDATRLAVIGMGKAGARELNYVSDVDVIFVAESADDETVPTSRALEVATRLAMTAMRAIGEPGIEPPLWEVDPNLRPEGKDGALVRTLESHLQYYDRWAKSWEFQALLKARPLAGDPELGDRYAAGVAPKVWASSSRDGFVESVQRMRERVTEHIPDDEVDVQLKLGPGGLRDIEFTVQLLQLVHGAADDSIRQGGTMRALAALAERGYVGREECAEFSHDYRVLRVLEHRLQLLRLRRTHLMPTDDAARRVLARASGLGRSAAELTTLWQSVRRRVRGLHERLFYRPLLSAVAALPADGLGLTSEQAGARLAAIGFTDPRGALAHIAALTAGVSRRATIQRHLMPVLISWFAEGADPDYGLLSFRRISDTLGTTHWYLRLLRDSSDAAMRLTRVLSGSRFVGGLLERTPEAVAWLEDQADLRPRSLTGLREEGDAVLARHTDLDAAAKVLRAMRRREVLRLAIAGMLDVCTVEELGHALSDLTEAHLESLVRAIRRDDDGIEFAVVGMGRFGGRELGFGSDTDILYVYRPVTAEPDAAHTRALKIVSELVRLTEDALLPFDLDPGLRPEGRNGVVARSLDAYRAYYARWSLTWEAQALLRARGVAGDRSLIRDFTDLADEVRYPAAIADQDVREVKRIKARVENERLPQGADPTRHLKLGRGSLSDVEWYVQLIQLQHAREVPQLRTTSTLDALAAAVDADLLDEEDADTLRAAWVLASRARSSLTLWLDRTTDVLPVERTQLEGVARIMGYPPGSATALEHEYLAVTRRARVVFERGFYGEQPRREPKIR; from the coding sequence ATGACGCGGCAGGGTGCGACACTCGGTGCGCTCGCGCGCGCCGGGTTCGACGACCTCGGACTCGCCGCGGCGCACACGACGCAGCTCGCGAGTTCGGCGGGGACCGACGTCCGGGCCCTCGTCGACGCGCTGGGAGCTGCGGCGGACCCGGATCACGCGCTGCACGAACTCCTCCGGTTGCGCGAACGCGCGCCGGAGGCGATCGACGCCGTGACCCGCGACCCGGCGGCGCTCGACCGTGCCGCACGCCTGCTCGGCGCGTCACGCGGCTTCGCCGAGTACTTCCATCGCAACCTCGGCGAACTCGCGCTCCTGCACGACGACCCGGCCCCGCCGCCGGCCGCCGACGCCGCATCGGCCGAACTCGTCGGAGTCGTGGCATCCGTCGACGCCCCGCTCGCAGACCTCGCCGAGGTCGGCGCACGCGCGCTGCGCGTCAGGTACCGGCGGCTCCTCGCCGGCATCGCCGTCTGGGACCTCACCCGCGGCGACCCGGTCGACGCCCTCGACACCGTCGCCGCGGGCCTCGCCGACCTGGCCGGCGCCGCGATCGAGGCGGCACTCGTGCTCTCCCGCAGGCTCGCCGCACGCGGTGCGGGCGAACCGGCTGCGCCGGGGCGCTTCCCCGCGGCCGAGGTCGACGCCACGCGACTGGCCGTCATCGGCATGGGCAAGGCCGGAGCCCGCGAACTCAACTACGTCAGCGACGTCGACGTGATCTTCGTCGCCGAATCCGCCGACGACGAGACGGTGCCGACGTCTCGTGCGCTCGAGGTCGCGACGCGACTCGCGATGACCGCGATGCGTGCCATCGGCGAACCCGGCATCGAGCCGCCGCTCTGGGAGGTCGACCCGAACCTCCGACCCGAGGGCAAGGACGGCGCACTGGTTCGCACCCTCGAGTCGCACCTGCAGTACTACGACCGATGGGCGAAGAGCTGGGAGTTCCAGGCACTGCTGAAGGCCAGGCCGCTCGCGGGCGACCCCGAACTCGGCGACCGCTACGCCGCCGGCGTCGCACCGAAGGTGTGGGCGAGCTCGTCGCGCGACGGGTTCGTCGAGTCCGTGCAGCGCATGCGCGAACGTGTCACGGAGCACATCCCCGACGACGAGGTCGACGTGCAGCTCAAGCTCGGGCCGGGCGGCCTGCGCGACATCGAGTTCACGGTGCAGCTGCTGCAGCTCGTGCACGGCGCCGCGGACGACTCGATCCGCCAGGGCGGCACGATGCGGGCGCTCGCGGCCCTCGCCGAGCGCGGGTACGTCGGGCGCGAGGAATGCGCGGAGTTCTCGCACGACTACCGCGTGCTCCGGGTGCTCGAGCACCGCCTCCAGCTCTTGCGACTCCGACGCACCCACCTCATGCCGACCGACGATGCCGCACGCCGCGTGCTCGCCCGCGCCTCGGGCCTCGGCCGCAGCGCCGCCGAGCTCACGACGCTCTGGCAGTCGGTGCGGCGCCGCGTCCGGGGCCTGCACGAACGACTGTTCTACCGCCCGCTCCTGTCCGCGGTCGCGGCGCTCCCCGCCGACGGACTCGGACTGACCAGCGAACAGGCCGGCGCGAGGCTCGCCGCGATCGGGTTCACCGACCCGCGCGGCGCGCTCGCCCACATCGCCGCGCTCACCGCAGGCGTCTCGCGCCGCGCGACCATCCAACGCCACCTCATGCCCGTGCTCATCTCGTGGTTCGCCGAGGGCGCCGACCCCGACTACGGCCTGCTGTCGTTCCGCCGCATCAGCGACACGCTCGGAACGACGCACTGGTACCTGCGGCTGCTCCGGGACTCCTCCGACGCGGCGATGCGGCTGACCCGGGTGCTGTCGGGGTCGCGGTTCGTCGGCGGCCTCCTCGAGCGCACGCCCGAGGCGGTCGCCTGGCTCGAAGACCAGGCCGACCTCCGCCCCCGTTCGCTCACCGGCCTGCGCGAGGAGGGCGATGCGGTCCTCGCGCGGCACACCGATCTCGACGCGGCGGCCAAGGTGCTCCGCGCGATGCGACGACGTGAGGTCCTCCGACTCGCGATCGCGGGCATGCTCGACGTCTGCACCGTCGAAGAGCTCGGCCACGCCCTGAGCGACCTCACCGAGGCCCACCTCGAGAGCCTCGTCCGCGCCATCCGGCGCGACGACGACGGCATCGAGTTCGCGGTCGTCGGGATGGGCCGGTTCGGCGGGCGGGAGCTCGGCTTCGGGTCCGACACCGACATCCTCTACGTCTACCGCCCGGTCACCGCGGAGCCGGATGCCGCCCACACCCGCGCCCTGAAGATCGTCTCCGAACTCGTCCGGCTCACCGAGGACGCGCTGCTCCCGTTCGACCTCGACCCCGGGCTGCGCCCGGAGGGGCGCAACGGCGTCGTCGCACGCTCGCTCGACGCGTATCGGGCGTACTACGCCCGGTGGTCGCTCACGTGGGAGGCGCAGGCGCTGCTGCGAGCGCGCGGCGTGGCGGGGGATCGCTCCCTCATCCGGGACTTCACGGACCTGGCGGACGAGGTCCGCTACCCCGCGGCGATCGCCGACCAGGACGTCCGGGAGGTCAAGCGGATCAAGGCGCGCGTCGAGAACGAACGCCTGCCCCAGGGCGCGGACCCGACGCGCCACCTGAAGCTCGGCCGGGGTTCGCTCAGCGACGTCGAGTGGTACGTGCAGCTGATCCAGCTGCAGCACGCGAGGGAGGTCCCGCAGCTCCGGACGACCTCCACCCTCGACGCCCTGGCGGCCGCGGTCGACGCGGACCTGCTCGACGAGGAGGACGCGGACACGCTGCGTGCCGCGTGGGTGCTCGCCTCCCGAGCGCGCTCGTCGCTCACCCTGTGGCTCGACCGGACGACCGACGTCCTCCCGGTCGAGCGGACTCAGCTCGAGGGCGTTGCGCGGATCATGGGGTATCCGCCCGGGTCCGCGACCGCGCTCGAGCACGAGTACCTGGCCGTGACGCGCCGCGCGCGGGTGGTGTTCGAACGCGGGTTCTACGGCGAGCAGCCGCGACGCGAGCCGAAGATCCGCTGA